The Falco peregrinus isolate bFalPer1 chromosome 1, bFalPer1.pri, whole genome shotgun sequence genome has a window encoding:
- the RGS3 gene encoding regulator of G-protein signaling 3 isoform X7, producing the protein MPFFRDLSKPQPLEFHAEMLLGMQRPHNGSLQRRHTMKEAKDMKNRLGIFRRRNESPGANPSGKLDKVLKSLKPTPEEALKWGDSLEKLLLHKYGLAAFRAFLRTEFSEENLEFWLACEEFKKIKSQSKMVSKAKKIFAEYIAIQSCKEVNLDSYTREHTKENLQNITRSCFDLAQKRIYGLMEKDSYPRFLRSDLYLDIINQKKASSPL; encoded by the exons ATGCCCTTTTTCCGTGACCTTTCCAAACCCCAGCCGCTGGAGTTTCACGCGGAGATGCTGCTGGGCATGCAGAGACCCCACAACGGCAGCCTGCAGCGCCGGCACACCATGAAGGA AGCCAAGGACATGAAGAACCGGCTGGGGATTTTTCGGCGACGAAACGAGTCCCCAGGGGCCAACCCCTCCGGCAAGCTGGACAAAGTGCTCAAATCACTCAA gCCCACTCCCGAGGAAGCTCTCAAGTGGGGGGACTccctggagaagctgctgctgcacaaat ACGGGCTCGCTGCCTTCAGGGCCTTCCTGCGCACTGAGTTCAGCGAGGAGAACCTGGAGTTCTGGCTGGCCTGTGAGGAGTTCAAGAAGATCAAATCCCAGTCCAAGATGGTCTCCAAGGCCAAGAAGATCTTTGCTGAGTACATCGCCATCCAGTCCTGCAAGGAG GTCAACCTGGACTCCTACACGCGGGAGCACACCAAGGAGAACCTGCAGAACATCACCCGCAGCTGCTTCGACCTCGCACAGAAGAGGATTTACGGGCTCATGGAGAAGGACTCGTACCCCCGCTTCCTCCGCTCTGACTTGTACTTGGACATAATTAACCAGAAGAAGGCCAGCTCCCCACTGTAG